In Janthinobacterium rivuli, a single genomic region encodes these proteins:
- a CDS encoding creatininase family protein, producing the protein MTLQFPQRTAPCAPSSLSQPLGSLFALTLFCLIPAASAMAAAPASSSVMLEELTSTELRSRIDHGATTVLVPIGGVEQSGPYIALGKHNVRAGLLARQIAQKLGNTIVAPVVSYVPEGAITPPAGHMRFAGTISIPPAAFEAVLEGAAASLRQHGFRDIIFLGDHGGYQKNEQNVANKLNRAWGKAAAAKDARAYALLDYYDITQSAYIAELQKRGHSSAEIGLHAGLADAALMLATDPSLIRSEAMAHGPKPGVADGVRGDATRATAELGQIGIKLQVDTSVAAIKQLLQRTK; encoded by the coding sequence ATGACTCTGCAGTTCCCCCAGCGAACGGCGCCTTGCGCGCCATCCAGCCTGTCCCAGCCACTCGGCTCCCTGTTTGCCCTGACCCTGTTCTGCCTGATTCCAGCGGCGTCCGCCATGGCGGCCGCGCCCGCCAGCAGCAGCGTCATGCTGGAAGAGCTGACCAGCACGGAGTTGCGCAGCCGTATAGACCACGGCGCCACCACCGTGCTGGTGCCGATAGGCGGCGTCGAGCAGAGCGGGCCGTATATCGCGCTGGGCAAGCACAATGTGCGCGCCGGGCTGCTGGCGCGGCAAATTGCGCAAAAGCTGGGCAATACCATTGTCGCACCCGTCGTTTCCTACGTGCCGGAAGGCGCGATTACTCCGCCGGCCGGCCACATGCGCTTTGCCGGCACGATCTCGATACCGCCGGCCGCCTTCGAAGCCGTGCTGGAAGGGGCGGCCGCCAGCCTGCGCCAGCATGGTTTCCGCGACATCATCTTTCTCGGCGACCATGGCGGCTATCAAAAGAACGAGCAGAACGTGGCCAACAAGCTCAATCGGGCCTGGGGCAAGGCTGCCGCCGCCAAAGATGCGCGTGCTTACGCCTTGCTCGACTACTATGACATCACGCAATCGGCCTATATCGCCGAGTTGCAGAAACGCGGCCACAGCAGCGCCGAGATCGGCCTGCACGCTGGTTTGGCGGACGCGGCGCTGATGCTGGCGACGGACCCGTCGCTGATACGCAGCGAGGCCATGGCGCACGGCCCGAAACCGGGCGTGGCGGACGGCGTGCGCGGCGACGCGACCCGTGCCACGGCGGAGCTGGGCCAGATCGGTATCAAGCTGCAGGTGGACACCTCGGTGGCTGCCATCAAGCAGCTGCTGCAACGTACTAAATAA
- a CDS encoding SRPBCC family protein, with protein MQIEESIHVAVPPTVIDQIWSEVDRWQLWDPDTKQARLNGPFAVGTQGRIVPNKGMGIPMVVTERTAGRSFTVEGYIHLFRIHFEHTVVAADGGSQVVHRVWFTGALAFLFGPGVAKQVRQGLPKTMRSLKAYAEKRHSALHDGEVNGANATTA; from the coding sequence ATGCAAATCGAAGAAAGCATTCACGTTGCGGTCCCGCCCACGGTCATTGATCAAATCTGGAGCGAGGTCGACCGATGGCAGCTGTGGGATCCGGACACCAAGCAAGCCCGGCTCAATGGGCCATTTGCGGTGGGAACACAGGGCAGGATAGTCCCGAACAAGGGGATGGGTATTCCGATGGTGGTCACCGAGCGCACTGCAGGGCGCTCGTTCACCGTCGAGGGCTACATCCATTTGTTCCGCATCCACTTCGAGCACACGGTGGTTGCCGCAGATGGCGGATCGCAAGTCGTTCACCGCGTGTGGTTCACGGGAGCGCTTGCCTTTCTGTTTGGGCCAGGCGTTGCCAAACAAGTCCGGCAAGGGCTACCCAAGACGATGCGCTCGCTCAAGGCCTATGCCGAGAAACGCCACTCGGCTCTCCATGATGGCGAGGTGAATGGGGCAAACGCGACGACAGCCTGA